The following are encoded in a window of Flavobacterium psychrotrophum genomic DNA:
- a CDS encoding T9SS sorting signal type C domain-containing protein — MLKKLHRKLLKMFALVALLLSVNATWGQVNENFNTVSGTGGNSGGWSGSIASNTLGTFGDWTSATSYKGDKCVKLGSSSIKGTITTPAIGLTGTATLTFRAGAWDGNTEQTDLVLTVTGTNTTLSAATVVMTKGSFSSYTVTISNCTAASKVTFAGKNASNSRFFLDDVVISQNSTTPTLSATSTSLTGFTYVVGNGPSDSQTFSISGSNFTTATGNLSVGGATNYEVSLSQNSDYAASISVPYTGSAISNKTIYTRLKSGLSINTYNGETITISGGGVATPYPTVTVSGSVLTNNVAPIASNVTVTGTYMVGQLLSGTFTYTDADNDAQGTSTYKWYRANDINGASAAAITNATAANYTLVNADAGKFIRLGVTPVAATGTSPGVEKFSEWSGSVAAPTLTTTPASLSGFTYSLGTGPSTSQSFSLSGTYLTGAGNIIVSAPSNYQVSLNDIDFTSSVNVPYTSATLSPATVYVRLKSGLSQGSYNGTTISISGGGATKTVALSGTVTQAVAVNDECATAITLTLNDAPKSGTRLNATQSISGTPSCGGTAEDDVWYKFTTSIAGEYKITFAPSGDIDGVIDLRSGVCNNTVNVACEDHTAGGVNEVMVISLPASTTYYVRVYDWWDASLIPSNNNFTIAVSSPKPTLTATQTSIAFGNQAFGTTSPTQNFSLSGILLSNAPGNVNIVSANTSFQVSLNGSSWSNNINVPYSASTLANTTIYVRYIPSDFGNVTASLSITGGEATTSVQLTGTGTIVAPIATDATVTSTSGFTANWNAVPGATGYKLDVATTNDFNLGSTSSSTEGFVGGNAPSGWTFSNLGSPYTSSGNYGAASPSLKFDDDVNKSTVTTTTLSGSATQVSFWIKGQGVSGDSAFLVEGFNGTSWITVQNITAIPSTGTTITYSASTTPALPSNLIQFRFTYTKFIGNVSLDDVAITSTTGPSTYVLPYQDYTVNSTSQIISGLAANTTYYYRVRAINPPSTLTSANSNTIPVTTGKNLVWNTNQWTGGATPRLIDNGTIATAYTTPAAGLNIGNLTVNSGVTVDVPANTTITVGGNLVNNNATGANFIVHDNGALVQTGTGTNTGAVTVLKNANPLYRQDYTMWAAPVENQKLIDFSPATLTNRFYEYKYGTNAQNQNIEGYWSIDPANTFSAAKGYLIRMPNVDGTTGYNAGTATLTFEGKFAGKPNTGNYNITASTAANRFTAVGNPYPSPIGVEEFYLQNSDVLDNGATIFLWRKKNSTTQSSSYAKLTRTMFTANGASTDANGSHTGGQDQEQFFSSGRTFMLAPGQGFIVQTKNGATGTDIKFTNSMRKAAPTTGGQAFLRTAQTPASRMWINIAGPDGGFSQSGIAYLAGATTGIDYGYDGKQLIEQGIVSLYSLAENTALAIQARPEFTTSDVVPMGYNANIAGNFTISIDHTDGLFSTGQNVYLKDKVMGITRNISEKDYTFTTEAGSFEDRFEVVYTTAALGTDNPVLTADNLIVYKNGESVNINAGSTRINAVTVFDIRGRKLYSQQNVNNTETVINGLTVQSQVLIIEVATEKGIVSKKIIF; from the coding sequence ATGTTAAAAAAACTACACAGAAAATTACTGAAGATGTTTGCTCTGGTGGCGTTGCTGCTAAGCGTAAACGCAACATGGGGGCAGGTTAACGAAAACTTTAATACTGTCTCTGGAACTGGTGGAAATAGTGGTGGATGGAGTGGAAGCATAGCATCTAATACATTAGGAACATTTGGAGACTGGACATCAGCCACTTCTTATAAAGGAGACAAATGCGTTAAGTTAGGATCTAGTAGTATTAAAGGCACAATTACCACACCTGCTATAGGCCTTACAGGTACTGCGACACTAACATTTCGTGCTGGAGCCTGGGATGGTAATACAGAGCAAACAGATCTGGTTTTAACTGTAACAGGAACTAATACAACATTAAGTGCAGCTACAGTAGTTATGACGAAAGGTAGTTTTTCATCATATACTGTAACCATTTCTAATTGTACAGCAGCTTCGAAAGTAACTTTCGCAGGAAAAAACGCTTCAAACTCCAGGTTTTTCCTTGATGATGTAGTTATTTCTCAAAATAGTACAACGCCTACTCTTTCAGCTACCTCAACATCTTTAACCGGTTTTACTTATGTTGTAGGGAATGGACCATCAGACTCACAAACATTTAGCATTAGCGGAAGTAATTTTACAACAGCTACAGGAAACCTGTCTGTTGGAGGTGCCACAAATTACGAAGTTTCTCTAAGTCAGAATAGTGATTATGCAGCTTCAATAAGCGTTCCTTATACTGGGTCTGCCATTTCAAACAAAACGATATATACAAGGCTTAAATCAGGACTAAGTATAAATACCTATAATGGTGAAACCATAACGATAAGCGGAGGCGGTGTCGCTACACCATACCCTACTGTAACTGTAAGCGGCAGTGTATTGACAAACAATGTAGCACCCATAGCATCAAATGTTACCGTAACAGGAACATATATGGTTGGACAATTGCTTTCAGGAACGTTTACTTATACCGATGCAGATAATGATGCACAGGGAACCTCAACTTATAAATGGTATCGTGCTAACGATATAAATGGCGCAAGTGCAGCAGCTATAACAAATGCTACCGCAGCCAACTATACATTAGTAAACGCAGATGCAGGTAAATTTATTCGCCTTGGTGTTACACCTGTAGCAGCTACAGGAACTTCACCTGGTGTTGAGAAATTTAGCGAATGGTCTGGATCTGTTGCAGCACCTACACTCACTACAACACCAGCATCTTTAAGTGGATTTACTTACTCTTTAGGCACAGGCCCTTCAACTTCACAATCATTTAGTTTAAGTGGCACCTATCTAACAGGTGCAGGTAATATAATTGTTTCTGCACCGTCAAATTATCAGGTATCATTAAATGATATTGATTTTACATCATCTGTAAATGTACCTTATACCAGCGCAACCCTTTCTCCTGCGACTGTTTATGTGAGACTGAAATCTGGTCTTAGCCAAGGCAGCTATAATGGAACTACGATTAGTATAAGCGGTGGTGGTGCTACAAAAACAGTTGCATTAAGCGGTACGGTAACTCAAGCTGTGGCAGTTAACGATGAATGCGCGACTGCTATTACTCTTACACTTAACGATGCCCCAAAAAGCGGTACAAGATTAAATGCTACGCAAAGTATATCCGGCACTCCTAGCTGCGGTGGAACTGCTGAAGACGATGTTTGGTACAAATTCACTACCTCAATTGCTGGAGAATATAAAATTACTTTTGCTCCAAGCGGAGATATAGATGGTGTTATCGACCTTCGATCTGGTGTGTGTAACAATACTGTAAACGTTGCTTGTGAAGATCATACAGCAGGCGGTGTAAATGAAGTAATGGTAATCTCTCTACCAGCTTCTACGACATATTATGTACGCGTTTATGACTGGTGGGATGCATCACTTATCCCGAGTAATAATAACTTTACTATTGCTGTATCATCACCTAAGCCTACTTTAACAGCTACTCAAACAAGTATCGCCTTTGGCAATCAAGCCTTTGGCACAACAAGCCCAACTCAAAATTTTAGCCTGAGTGGTATATTATTATCTAATGCGCCTGGAAATGTTAACATTGTATCAGCTAATACATCTTTTCAGGTTTCATTAAATGGTTCTAGCTGGTCAAATAACATAAATGTACCATATTCAGCTTCAACTCTTGCAAACACAACAATTTATGTAAGGTACATACCTTCTGATTTTGGTAATGTAACAGCCTCACTTTCTATAACAGGTGGTGAAGCAACAACAAGTGTACAACTAACAGGAACCGGTACAATAGTGGCTCCTATTGCAACTGATGCAACAGTTACTTCAACATCAGGTTTTACAGCGAACTGGAATGCTGTACCTGGAGCTACTGGTTATAAACTTGACGTTGCAACTACAAATGACTTTAACCTGGGTTCAACATCCAGTAGTACAGAGGGCTTTGTTGGTGGAAACGCACCTTCAGGATGGACGTTTAGTAATTTAGGATCACCATATACTTCATCAGGAAATTATGGTGCTGCATCTCCATCATTAAAATTTGACGATGATGTTAATAAATCAACAGTAACCACCACTACTTTATCTGGATCGGCAACACAGGTAAGTTTTTGGATAAAAGGACAGGGAGTTAGTGGAGATAGTGCATTCTTAGTAGAAGGTTTTAATGGTACAAGCTGGATAACTGTACAAAATATCACAGCTATCCCATCGACTGGAACTACAATTACTTATAGCGCAAGTACTACGCCTGCACTTCCTTCAAATCTTATCCAATTTAGGTTCACATATACAAAATTTATTGGAAACGTATCTTTAGACGACGTTGCGATAACATCTACAACGGGACCGTCAACATACGTACTGCCTTATCAAGATTATACTGTTAATAGTACTTCTCAAATCATATCAGGACTTGCAGCCAATACTACTTATTATTATCGCGTTAGAGCAATAAATCCCCCTTCAACTCTTACAAGCGCAAACTCTAACACTATACCTGTTACAACTGGTAAAAATCTTGTTTGGAATACAAACCAATGGACAGGCGGCGCAACACCAAGGCTAATAGACAATGGTACTATAGCAACTGCCTACACTACACCTGCCGCAGGTCTTAACATTGGTAACCTTACTGTAAACAGTGGCGTTACGGTAGATGTACCGGCTAATACAACAATTACTGTTGGCGGTAACCTGGTTAACAATAACGCTACAGGTGCTAACTTTATAGTACATGATAACGGTGCTCTTGTACAAACAGGTACAGGCACTAACACGGGTGCAGTTACTGTACTTAAAAACGCTAACCCGCTATACAGGCAGGATTATACTATGTGGGCTGCCCCGGTTGAAAACCAAAAGCTAATTGATTTTAGCCCTGCTACGCTTACAAATCGTTTTTACGAATATAAGTACGGTACTAATGCTCAAAATCAAAACATCGAAGGTTACTGGTCTATAGATCCTGCTAATACATTTAGCGCTGCTAAGGGTTACCTTATACGTATGCCAAATGTTGATGGTACCACAGGATATAATGCAGGCACAGCCACACTTACTTTTGAAGGTAAATTTGCAGGTAAGCCAAACACAGGAAATTACAACATTACAGCAAGTACGGCAGCAAACCGCTTTACAGCTGTAGGTAACCCTTACCCATCACCAATAGGTGTAGAAGAGTTTTATTTACAAAATAGTGATGTACTTGATAATGGAGCTACCATTTTCTTATGGAGAAAAAAGAACAGTACAACACAAAGCTCATCTTATGCCAAGCTAACACGTACAATGTTTACGGCTAACGGAGCAAGTACAGATGCTAACGGTAGTCATACTGGCGGGCAGGATCAGGAACAATTCTTTTCATCAGGAAGAACTTTCATGCTTGCTCCGGGTCAGGGCTTCATCGTTCAGACAAAAAATGGCGCTACAGGTACAGATATTAAATTTACAAACAGCATGCGTAAGGCTGCTCCTACAACAGGTGGCCAGGCATTCTTAAGAACTGCGCAAACACCTGCATCTCGCATGTGGATAAACATTGCAGGCCCTGATGGTGGCTTTAGCCAGTCTGGTATAGCATATTTAGCAGGAGCCACAACAGGTATTGATTATGGTTATGATGGTAAGCAACTTATAGAGCAAGGCATTGTTTCGCTATACTCTCTTGCCGAAAATACTGCACTTGCCATACAGGCAAGGCCGGAGTTTACAACTTCAGATGTGGTACCTATGGGCTACAACGCTAACATAGCAGGTAACTTTACCATTTCGATAGACCATACCGATGGTTTATTCTCTACAGGACAAAATGTTTACCTTAAAGATAAAGTTATGGGCATAACCCGTAACATATCTGAAAAAGACTATACATTTACTACTGAGGCGGGTAGTTTTGAAGACAGGTTTGAGGTAGTTTATACTACTGCAGCACTTGGTACAGACAACCCGGTTTTAACTGCAGATAACCTTATAGTTTACAAAAATGGCGAGTCTGTAAATATCAACGCAGGCAGCACACGCATAAATGCTGTTACAGTATTTGATATTCGTGGCAGGAAACTGTACAGCCAGCAAAATGTAAATAATACAGAAACTGTTATTAACGGACTTACAGTACAAAGCCAGGTGCTTATTATAGAAGTAGCAACTGAAAAAGGAATTGTAAGCAAGAAAATCATTTTCTAA
- a CDS encoding T9SS type A sorting domain-containing protein, with translation MTTNRLLSAYALLVWSLTLLLFTAPANAQKVYPGATVASSNGTFNSNVTLPANAGGTDFTNAARISSSLLSNGNYVEVNWGTTPIAATPVYIKVTAETGLLTGVLGGGLGSLVGNLAAILLDGQYIRVTAYNGTTARNNAVIDGNTVNETSANIKLVQDVTGTFYIKFIPNNTFTSIRVENFRSGATGIIGAKWLDVYGAYYAGSAATCATGNYTSYTGGGLLAADITAGAGNVDAYKAIDASATTFSKLSIGTLGVATYVQQDFYFESPSTITDKYNIKFKISPALVQAGLLNSISIRGYSGTNTTPAYTATSASLLNVDLLGLLQNNQTTSISVTPGVVIDRLSVRLTGLVSASIPQELDIYSVTKGDFTVSVGGGGNVQVGQAVTLTSSVSNCASYTYSWSGGLGTAATATPPTTAVGSTTYTLTVTDAFGIQKMASVTVNVLQPPVAGTLTGGGNICYGNVPGGLTLSGQTGTIARWEKADNSSFTNATTIANTAGVTSITGAQIGALTQTTYVRAVIQLNGYADAHPTAIFTVKTSTWDGTAWSPAVPDINTLVRFTGNYNVAANIDACALEVTNNAIVNIPSEYTVTVNGYVHVTTGSFTLQHNAHLVQLTDAVNQGNITQIRSSQPLYRLDYTLWSAPVTGQLMQPFSPATATGRFYDYYYYAQNTTTNEWIEGFWSVDPATTSFQPAHSYLIRMPNENAAPGYNAGTGTLTFTGSFTGAPNNGTIQRPLSTLNNRFTPVGNPYPSPINVRAFFDANASVLQTGSTLYFWRKKNNSNASSYATLSRDAYVSNHATGGNPGEEHFGGDQWEAFFNSTVSPTQWIINPGQGFIVKTATGLTNPQVTFNNAMRRGNHNAQFFRTAEPETLSRYWMEMKGTDSYSQIALVYSNTATLDLDSGRDAMIMGENNLGFYSVAADTKLTIQARPEFAASDVVALGYTAQSAGQYTINILRKDGVFDNQKIYLRDNLEGLTRELADNTYSFTTEAGTFDNRFEVLYTTTALSVDNPAATPKTVMVYKTDNVININAGTSLINSVKVYDMRGRVLYESAEKINNVATQVNGLTAQTQILLVEVNTVDGTVTKKIAY, from the coding sequence ATGACTACAAATCGACTCTTAAGTGCTTACGCGCTGCTAGTTTGGAGCTTGACACTACTGTTGTTTACGGCTCCTGCAAATGCTCAGAAAGTTTATCCTGGCGCTACTGTAGCCAGCTCTAACGGAACTTTTAACAGCAATGTTACACTACCTGCAAATGCCGGTGGTACAGATTTTACTAATGCCGCGCGCATTTCGTCTTCGCTACTATCTAATGGTAACTATGTAGAGGTTAACTGGGGTACCACTCCTATTGCGGCAACTCCTGTTTATATTAAAGTAACTGCCGAAACTGGACTCCTTACAGGAGTTTTAGGTGGTGGCCTGGGTAGTCTGGTTGGCAATCTTGCAGCTATACTGCTAGATGGGCAATATATAAGAGTAACTGCTTATAATGGCACTACTGCCAGAAATAATGCCGTAATTGATGGAAACACCGTAAATGAAACCTCTGCTAACATTAAGTTAGTACAGGATGTTACTGGAACTTTTTACATCAAATTCATACCTAATAATACATTTACATCGATCAGAGTAGAAAATTTCAGGTCAGGAGCAACCGGTATTATTGGTGCAAAATGGCTGGATGTTTATGGAGCCTATTATGCAGGTAGCGCCGCAACCTGCGCTACAGGCAACTATACAAGTTATACTGGCGGTGGCCTGTTAGCCGCAGACATTACCGCCGGTGCGGGAAATGTTGATGCCTACAAAGCTATCGATGCCAGTGCTACTACATTCTCTAAACTTTCTATTGGTACCCTTGGTGTAGCTACTTATGTACAGCAAGACTTCTATTTTGAAAGCCCTTCAACTATAACAGATAAATACAATATTAAATTTAAGATATCGCCGGCACTAGTACAGGCGGGTCTTTTAAATAGTATTTCGATCAGGGGATATTCAGGCACAAATACCACGCCGGCATATACCGCTACTTCTGCAAGCCTTCTTAACGTAGATCTTTTAGGGCTCCTGCAAAACAACCAGACTACTTCAATAAGCGTTACACCAGGTGTTGTTATCGACCGTCTTTCTGTAAGGCTTACCGGATTAGTAAGTGCGTCAATACCTCAGGAACTTGACATATACTCTGTAACCAAGGGCGACTTTACTGTAAGCGTTGGTGGAGGTGGTAACGTACAGGTGGGCCAGGCAGTAACACTTACATCCAGCGTAAGCAACTGCGCTTCGTACACTTACTCATGGTCAGGCGGGCTTGGCACAGCTGCTACTGCTACACCGCCAACTACTGCAGTAGGTAGTACTACTTATACACTTACTGTTACAGATGCTTTTGGCATTCAAAAAATGGCCAGTGTAACTGTAAATGTTCTGCAACCTCCTGTAGCGGGCACACTAACCGGCGGTGGCAATATTTGCTACGGTAATGTACCGGGTGGCCTTACCCTTAGTGGGCAGACAGGAACGATTGCCCGTTGGGAAAAAGCAGACAACAGCTCTTTTACAAATGCTACAACTATAGCAAACACGGCTGGTGTTACATCTATTACAGGTGCACAAATAGGTGCGCTTACACAAACTACATATGTTAGGGCAGTGATACAGCTAAACGGTTATGCCGATGCTCATCCTACAGCTATATTTACTGTAAAAACCAGTACATGGGATGGTACAGCCTGGAGTCCCGCGGTGCCAGATATCAATACACTTGTACGCTTTACAGGCAATTACAATGTGGCAGCAAACATAGATGCCTGCGCACTCGAAGTAACTAACAATGCTATTGTGAACATCCCTTCAGAGTACACAGTAACTGTAAATGGTTATGTACATGTAACTACAGGAAGTTTTACACTACAACATAACGCACACCTAGTACAGCTAACAGATGCTGTAAACCAGGGAAATATTACACAGATACGAAGCAGCCAGCCACTTTACAGGCTAGACTATACACTATGGTCTGCCCCGGTAACAGGACAGCTAATGCAACCATTCTCTCCGGCAACTGCAACTGGAAGGTTTTACGATTATTATTATTATGCACAAAACACGACCACTAATGAATGGATAGAAGGTTTCTGGTCTGTTGATCCTGCAACAACCAGCTTCCAGCCTGCACACAGTTACCTGATAAGGATGCCAAATGAAAATGCAGCTCCCGGTTATAATGCAGGCACAGGCACACTAACATTTACAGGATCGTTTACAGGAGCTCCAAACAATGGTACTATACAAAGGCCTTTATCTACACTAAACAACAGGTTTACACCGGTAGGTAACCCTTACCCATCTCCTATAAACGTTCGTGCATTCTTTGATGCTAATGCAAGTGTACTTCAAACAGGCTCTACATTATACTTCTGGAGAAAGAAAAACAACTCAAACGCCAGTAGCTATGCTACCCTTAGCCGCGATGCTTATGTAAGCAACCATGCAACAGGTGGTAACCCGGGCGAAGAACATTTTGGTGGCGACCAGTGGGAAGCTTTCTTTAACAGTACGGTATCTCCTACACAGTGGATCATCAATCCGGGTCAGGGCTTTATAGTAAAAACTGCCACAGGCCTTACAAATCCACAGGTAACGTTTAATAATGCTATGAGAAGAGGCAACCATAATGCACAATTCTTCAGGACTGCAGAACCGGAAACACTTTCTCGCTACTGGATGGAAATGAAGGGTACAGATTCTTACAGTCAAATAGCGTTAGTTTATAGTAATACCGCTACATTAGATCTTGACTCAGGACGTGACGCTATGATAATGGGCGAAAATAACCTTGGTTTTTACAGTGTTGCCGCAGATACAAAACTAACAATACAAGCACGCCCTGAGTTTGCAGCAAGCGATGTAGTAGCTTTAGGTTATACAGCACAAAGTGCAGGACAGTACACCATTAACATATTACGCAAAGATGGTGTGTTTGACAACCAAAAAATATACCTGCGCGATAATCTGGAAGGGCTTACAAGAGAACTTGCTGATAATACTTATAGTTTTACCACAGAAGCAGGTACTTTTGATAACAGGTTTGAAGTATTATATACCACAACAGCACTTAGTGTTGATAATCCGGCTGCTACCCCAAAAACAGTTATGGTATATAAAACAGATAATGTTATCAACATCAATGCAGGAACAAGCCTTATAAACTCAGTAAAAGTATACGACATGCGTGGACGCGTACTATATGAGTCGGCAGAAAAAATAAACAATGTTGCTACTCAGGTTAACGGCCTTACAGCACAAACCCAGATACTGTTAGTGGAGGTAAATACAGTAGATGGTACCGTAACTAAGAAGATAGCGTATTAA
- a CDS encoding glycoside hydrolase family 5 protein, with translation MTKKIIPGLLLAFTVLISSCAAYKTDQGQAIRKGPYKGQISKTSGSNILDADGKAITLKGTNLGNWLVPEGYMFKTGQVSSPTKIDELFTEMVGPDSTAAFWQKYLDRYVTHDDIKYLKRIGCNHLRLPFHYKLFTNDLYMGKRNAGFEYFDRVIEWCRQENIYVLLDMHCAPGGQTGDNIDDSAGYPWLYFSKSSQDLMSEIWVKIAQRYKNDPIVIGYDVVNEPIAHYFLKEIPDYNHRLFLLYKRMVADIRAVDKKHSIYLNGSVWAGDFGVFEEILDDNIVYEFHKYWFDINQDAIQKYVDFRDKHNVPIYIGETGENTDEWIKDFTVLLNKNNIHWAYWPYKKMDNLRGIMNFNQPEDYKLITDYAASDRANFEKIRTNMPDRAKAQKALNGFLENCQYKNCFQNKGYIEGLGLKVE, from the coding sequence ATGACAAAAAAAATTATCCCGGGGCTGTTACTGGCCTTTACCGTACTAATTTCTTCATGCGCTGCCTATAAAACCGATCAGGGTCAGGCAATCCGCAAAGGTCCTTATAAAGGACAAATTTCAAAAACATCGGGCAGTAATATCCTTGATGCCGATGGAAAAGCAATTACCCTGAAGGGAACCAATTTAGGCAACTGGCTGGTACCCGAAGGTTATATGTTTAAAACAGGCCAGGTAAGCTCTCCCACTAAAATAGATGAACTATTTACCGAAATGGTGGGCCCGGACAGTACTGCAGCCTTTTGGCAAAAATACCTGGATCGATATGTAACACATGACGACATTAAATACCTTAAACGCATAGGTTGTAACCACCTCAGGCTGCCTTTCCATTACAAACTTTTCACTAACGATTTGTATATGGGCAAGCGTAATGCCGGCTTTGAATACTTTGACCGCGTAATAGAATGGTGCCGCCAGGAAAACATCTACGTGTTGCTTGATATGCACTGCGCTCCGGGTGGGCAAACCGGAGATAATATTGATGATAGTGCCGGATACCCGTGGCTGTACTTTAGTAAATCAAGCCAGGATCTTATGAGCGAAATATGGGTTAAAATAGCCCAGCGCTATAAGAACGACCCTATAGTTATAGGCTATGATGTGGTTAACGAGCCCATCGCCCACTATTTCCTAAAAGAAATACCGGATTATAACCACCGCTTGTTTTTACTTTACAAACGTATGGTAGCAGATATCAGGGCAGTAGATAAAAAGCATTCCATTTACCTGAACGGATCGGTTTGGGCAGGCGACTTTGGTGTGTTTGAAGAAATACTGGATGATAACATTGTATATGAATTTCACAAATACTGGTTTGACATCAACCAGGATGCCATACAAAAGTATGTTGACTTTCGCGACAAGCACAATGTGCCTATTTATATAGGGGAGACCGGTGAAAATACTGATGAGTGGATTAAAGACTTTACCGTACTGCTAAATAAGAACAACATTCACTGGGCGTACTGGCCTTATAAAAAGATGGACAACCTACGCGGCATCATGAACTTTAACCAGCCGGAAGATTATAAGCTGATTACTGACTATGCTGCCAGCGACCGTGCTAATTTTGAAAAAATTCGTACTAACATGCCCGACCGTGCAAAAGCACAAAAAGCCCTAAACGGATTTTTAGAGAATTGCCAGTATAAAAATTGTTTCCAGAACAAAGGTTATATTGAAGGTCTTGGGCTAAAAGTAGAATAA
- a CDS encoding DUF7003 family protein has product MKQIIFLLFSIFMQAQSTIPEHNILNALDYSNTDGLYTQFIPLGHPYCYLIDCRLNIFRSDNGEWAIAAEKLGYNPRSGYVELEIYYYGNCLKNLEEYNGSFSNSYIVFPIDIHSYESTTDGEVLKPDAKYWLVRGEKVQLTHNKLTYKNAGIELKEYEPGEINIEEAGRLTIINYHNLFRATDAELYKCIPKSLKKIMVLDTWYHRDYDRSITIPSTDNLKKTYELNKSMMEKNGIDVNQFLNSMKDQNNRSQKMNEENYNINRPSSYETWQLIAKVISQNNPALYKPMFASNTHWKNWPESGSL; this is encoded by the coding sequence ATGAAACAAATTATATTTTTACTCTTCTCTATTTTTATGCAGGCACAAAGTACAATTCCTGAACACAACATATTAAATGCATTAGATTATAGTAACACCGATGGGCTTTATACGCAGTTTATCCCTTTAGGTCATCCTTACTGTTATCTGATAGATTGCAGGCTCAATATCTTTAGATCAGATAACGGTGAGTGGGCCATTGCTGCCGAAAAACTTGGCTACAACCCAAGGAGCGGTTATGTAGAACTGGAAATTTATTATTACGGCAATTGTCTTAAAAACCTTGAAGAATATAATGGAAGCTTTTCTAACTCCTATATAGTTTTTCCTATTGATATTCATAGTTATGAGTCTACTACAGATGGCGAAGTTTTAAAGCCTGATGCAAAATATTGGCTGGTTCGTGGAGAAAAAGTACAGCTAACACACAATAAGTTAACATATAAGAATGCAGGTATTGAGTTAAAAGAATATGAACCGGGAGAAATAAATATAGAAGAAGCAGGCCGGCTTACCATCATTAACTACCATAACCTCTTTAGAGCTACCGATGCTGAGTTATACAAATGTATACCGAAAAGCTTAAAAAAAATAATGGTACTTGACACATGGTATCATAGGGATTATGACCGTTCTATAACAATCCCTTCTACTGATAATTTAAAAAAAACGTATGAGCTTAATAAAAGTATGATGGAGAAAAACGGGATAGATGTAAACCAATTTCTCAACTCAATGAAAGATCAAAATAATCGCTCCCAAAAAATGAATGAAGAGAATTACAATATCAACCGTCCATCGTCTTATGAAACCTGGCAGTTAATTGCAAAAGTAATTTCGCAAAATAATCCCGCACTTTATAAACCAATGTTTGCCTCCAATACACACTGGAAAAACTGGCCAGAATCCGGAAGTCTTTAA
- a CDS encoding IMPACT family protein, translated as MENDTYKTLAAPGEETLFKEKGSKFFGYAFPVNTEDEVKSLLIDIKKLHPQARHWCYAFQLGTEPNIYYRANDDGEPSNTAGAPIYGQIQSFGVTNVLVISVRYFGGVKLGVGGLISAYRLSAQMALQASEIIEKTVDVQYTIKFGYADMNRVMRVIKEKNLNIVSQKMEMDCEIVIATRKKNASMVFEAFESLYTISIK; from the coding sequence ATGGAAAACGACACTTACAAAACCCTGGCAGCCCCCGGCGAAGAAACCCTTTTTAAAGAAAAGGGCAGTAAGTTCTTTGGCTACGCTTTTCCTGTAAATACCGAAGACGAGGTAAAATCGCTGCTTATCGACATTAAAAAGCTGCATCCGCAGGCGCGGCACTGGTGTTATGCCTTTCAGCTGGGTACCGAACCTAACATATATTATCGTGCTAACGACGATGGCGAACCCAGCAATACGGCCGGTGCTCCCATCTACGGGCAGATACAAAGCTTTGGCGTTACTAACGTGCTGGTAATATCGGTACGTTACTTTGGCGGAGTAAAGCTGGGCGTGGGCGGACTAATCTCGGCTTATCGCCTTTCAGCTCAAATGGCACTTCAGGCTTCAGAAATTATAGAAAAAACCGTAGATGTACAGTACACCATAAAATTTGGCTACGCAGACATGAACCGGGTAATGCGGGTTATAAAAGAAAAGAACCTCAACATTGTTTCTCAAAAAATGGAAATGGACTGCGAGATAGTTATCGCAACACGCAAAAAAAATGCCTCAATGGTATTTGAGGCATTTGAAAGTCTTTATACAATTTCAATTAAATAG